One region of Armigeres subalbatus isolate Guangzhou_Male chromosome 3, GZ_Asu_2, whole genome shotgun sequence genomic DNA includes:
- the LOC134220178 gene encoding cytochrome c oxidase assembly protein COX11, mitochondrial, producing MSTSLLKIAHRCNSNSLLRTRSFLPAPVRFIGRDQSAEAARRRKIRSTIYYAAAAGVLTVGMSYAAVPLYRMFCQAYSYGGTTSQGHDGEKVETMQRVKDRVIKIRFNADLGAAMRWNFKPQQPEINVVPGETALAFYTARNPSDQPVTGISTYNVVPFEAGQYFNKIQCFCFEEQRLNPHEEVDMPVFFYIDPEIMDDPKLELIDCITLSYTFFEAKDGQNFQMPSYATKHGG from the exons ATGTCCACATCGTTATTAAAAATAGCACACCGCTGCaattcaaacagtttgctcCGAACTCGCAGTTTCCTACCGGCGCCGGTTCGATTCATAGGCCGTGATCAAAGTGCAGAAGCAGCTCGAAGGCGCAAGATACGATCAACCATCTACTATGCGGCTGCGGCCGGTGTCCTCACCGTGGGAATGAGCTATGCTGCCGTTCCGCTGTATCGGATGTTCTGCCAGGCTTACAGCTACGGTGGGACCACCAGTCAAGGGCACGACGGAGAGAAGGTGGAAACCATGCAGCGAGTCAAGGATCGAGTAATCAAGATTCGGTTCAACGCCGACTTGGGAGCGGCCATGCGGTGGAATTTTAAGCCTCAACAACCGGAGATAAAT GTCGTACCCGGTGAAACTGCCTTGGCTTTTTATACGGCAAGGAATCCTTCGGACCAACCGGTGACAGGAATCAGCACGTACAATGTGGTGCCGTTCGAAGCCGGGCAATATTTCAACAAAATTCAGTGTTTTTGCTTTGAGGAACAGCGACTGAATCCGCATGAAGAG GTGGATATGCCAGTGTTCTTTTATATTGACCCTGAAATTATGGACGACCCCAAGTTGGAATTGATAGACTGCATCACGTTATCCTACACGTTTTTCGAAGCTAAAGATGGACAAAACTTCCAAATGCCGTCTTACGCTACGAAACATGGTGGTTAg